From the Leptotrichia sp. oral taxon 221 genome, one window contains:
- a CDS encoding sodium ion-translocating decarboxylase subunit beta, translated as MNLLNTLYGTTGLSMLTFQQTIMIIVALLLLYLAIKREYEPYLLLPIAFGMLLANLPGVPNEGIMEKGGLLYYLYQGVKLGIYPPLIFLAIGASTDFGPLIANPKSLLLGAAAQLGIFTAFIGAILLGFTGKEAASIGIIGGADGPTAIYTTSKLAPHMLGPIAVAAYSYMALVPVIQPPIIKLLTTKKERQIKMIQLREVSKKEKIIFPIVVTILVILLVPSAASLIGMLMLGNLIKESEVVPNLVDHARGAMLYIITIVLGTTVGATANAQTFLNVKTLGIIALGLFAFAMGTVGGVLFGKIMCKFSGGKINPMIGAAGVSAVPMAARVVQKVGQEENPSNFLLMHAMGPNVAGVIGSAVAAGALLIIFK; from the coding sequence ATGAATTTATTAAATACCCTTTACGGTACTACAGGATTATCAATGTTGACTTTTCAACAAACTATTATGATTATCGTAGCGTTATTATTATTATATTTGGCAATAAAAAGGGAATACGAGCCTTATTTGTTGCTACCGATAGCTTTTGGAATGCTTTTAGCTAATTTGCCTGGTGTTCCAAATGAAGGAATTATGGAAAAAGGTGGGTTGTTGTATTATTTGTATCAAGGTGTAAAATTAGGGATTTATCCGCCATTGATATTTTTAGCGATTGGAGCGAGTACGGATTTTGGACCATTAATCGCTAATCCAAAAAGTTTGTTGCTGGGAGCAGCCGCACAATTGGGGATATTTACAGCATTTATTGGTGCAATTTTATTAGGATTTACTGGAAAAGAAGCCGCTTCTATTGGAATAATTGGAGGAGCAGATGGACCGACAGCAATTTACACAACTTCAAAATTGGCACCACACATGCTAGGACCAATAGCTGTAGCAGCTTACTCATATATGGCTTTGGTACCTGTAATTCAGCCACCGATTATTAAATTATTGACAACGAAAAAAGAAAGACAAATAAAAATGATTCAATTAAGGGAAGTAAGTAAAAAAGAGAAAATAATATTTCCAATAGTTGTAACAATTTTGGTAATTTTATTGGTTCCATCAGCAGCTTCATTAATCGGAATGTTGATGCTTGGTAATTTAATCAAAGAATCTGAAGTTGTACCAAATTTAGTTGATCATGCGAGAGGTGCGATGTTGTATATCATAACAATTGTTTTGGGAACTACTGTTGGAGCAACTGCTAATGCACAAACATTTTTAAATGTGAAAACATTGGGAATTATCGCTTTGGGACTATTTGCATTTGCGATGGGAACTGTTGGAGGTGTATTATTTGGAAAAATAATGTGCAAATTCAGTGGTGGAAAAATTAATCCGATGATCGGAGCAGCAGGGGTTTCAGCCGTTCCGATGGCAGCTAGAGTTGTTCAAAAAGTTGGACAAGAAGAAAATCCAAGCAACTTCCTATTAATGCACGCAATGGGACCAAATGTAGCTGGAGTAA
- a CDS encoding biotin/lipoyl-containing protein, giving the protein MIKIYKIKIGEKVYEVEVEAVSEKEGKIEVNKPVQTKENSSVASSSSAGGEVVTAPLQGLVLSVEVTVGQKVKAGENLVIIEAMKMENPIVAPKDGIIQSINVAKGDTVETGSALVTIE; this is encoded by the coding sequence ATGATAAAAATATATAAAATAAAAATTGGGGAAAAAGTGTACGAAGTAGAGGTTGAGGCTGTTTCAGAAAAAGAAGGAAAAATTGAGGTGAATAAACCTGTTCAAACTAAAGAAAATTCTTCTGTTGCTTCATCATCTTCAGCTGGTGGAGAAGTGGTAACAGCACCATTGCAAGGTCTTGTTCTTAGCGTTGAAGTGACTGTTGGACAAAAAGTAAAGGCTGGGGAAAACTTAGTAATTATTGAAGCAATGAAAATGGAAAATCCAATTGTTGCTCCTAAAGATGGAATTATTCAAAGTATCAATGTTGCGAAAGGGGATACTGTAGAAACAGGAAGTGCTTTGGTTACTATTGAATAA
- a CDS encoding OadG family transporter subunit produces the protein MNIMYGNNHVGFGDAIFISIVSMAIVFLVLILISFLLSLLKFIPTEKNTVSKENKKTVVTPSVSQTKKQVKKISAEDIKDDRMLAAVAVAVMEAAGNTPNAYIRVKSIKELN, from the coding sequence ATGAATATAATGTATGGGAATAATCATGTTGGATTTGGTGATGCAATATTTATTTCAATTGTAAGTATGGCAATTGTATTTTTAGTTTTGATTCTTATTTCGTTCTTATTATCATTGCTAAAATTCATTCCAACTGAAAAAAACACTGTTTCTAAAGAAAATAAAAAGACTGTAGTAACTCCTTCAGTAAGTCAAACAAAAAAACAAGTTAAAAAGATTAGTGCTGAAGATATTAAAGATGACAGAATGTTAGCTGCTGTTGCAGTGGCAGTTATGGAAGCTGCTGGAAATACTCCAAATGCTTATATTCGAGTAAAATCTATAAAGGAATTAAATTAA
- a CDS encoding oxaloacetate decarboxylase subunit alpha — translation MGKVKLTDTILRDAHQSLMATRMSTAEMLPIVEKLDKVGFEALEVWGGATFDASIRFLKEDPWERLREIKKRAKNTKLQMLLRGQNLLGYRHYADDIVDKFVQKSVENGIDVIRIFDALNDVRNIRQACESTKKYGAHAQLAICYTISPVHTIEYYKNLAKEMEELRADSIAIKDMSGILLPYRAYELVKELKKTVKVPIEIHTHTTAGLGEMTCIKAIEAGVDIVDTAMSPFSSGTSQPATESLVRTLQGTEFDTGLDLELLKEIAEYFKPIRKKHLECGDLNPQALFTEPNIVEYQLPGGMLSNMLSQLKAQKAENKYEDVLREIPKVRADLGYPPLVTPLSQMVGTQSVFNVLTGSRYKMIPKEIKDYVKGFYGKSPVPISDEMKKIIIGDDEIFNGRPADLIENEYDKIKQEIGDLAKSDEDVLMYAMFPQVAKTYLENRDKPEKIGKEKKIEEQVINVIF, via the coding sequence ATGGGAAAGGTTAAATTAACGGATACGATTTTAAGAGATGCTCATCAATCTCTAATGGCTACTAGGATGTCGACGGCGGAAATGTTACCGATTGTTGAAAAATTGGATAAAGTTGGATTTGAGGCATTGGAAGTGTGGGGAGGGGCAACTTTTGATGCATCAATTAGATTTTTGAAGGAAGATCCTTGGGAAAGATTGAGAGAAATTAAAAAGAGAGCAAAAAATACGAAATTGCAAATGCTTTTAAGAGGACAAAATTTATTGGGATATCGTCATTATGCAGATGATATTGTTGATAAATTTGTGCAAAAATCAGTAGAGAACGGAATTGATGTGATAAGAATTTTTGACGCGTTGAATGATGTCAGAAATATTAGACAGGCTTGTGAAAGTACTAAAAAATATGGGGCTCATGCTCAATTGGCGATTTGTTATACAATTAGTCCAGTTCATACGATTGAATATTATAAAAATTTGGCGAAGGAAATGGAAGAATTGAGGGCTGATTCAATTGCGATTAAAGATATGTCGGGAATTTTGTTGCCGTATAGGGCTTATGAATTAGTGAAAGAATTGAAAAAAACTGTAAAAGTTCCGATTGAAATTCATACGCATACGACTGCTGGATTGGGGGAAATGACTTGTATTAAGGCGATTGAAGCTGGGGTTGATATTGTGGATACTGCGATGTCTCCATTTTCGAGCGGGACTTCACAACCTGCGACTGAATCATTGGTAAGAACTTTGCAAGGGACAGAATTTGATACTGGATTGGATTTAGAACTTTTGAAGGAAATTGCTGAGTACTTTAAGCCTATTAGAAAAAAACATTTGGAATGTGGAGATTTAAATCCACAAGCGTTGTTTACAGAGCCTAATATTGTGGAATATCAGTTGCCAGGTGGAATGCTTTCAAATATGTTATCGCAATTGAAGGCACAAAAAGCTGAGAATAAATATGAAGATGTGTTAAGGGAAATTCCGAAAGTTAGGGCTGATTTGGGATATCCACCATTAGTAACACCATTGAGCCAAATGGTTGGGACACAATCTGTGTTCAATGTTTTGACAGGAAGTCGTTACAAGATGATTCCTAAAGAAATTAAGGATTATGTAAAAGGATTCTATGGAAAATCGCCTGTTCCAATTTCTGATGAGATGAAAAAAATAATTATTGGAGATGATGAGATTTTTAATGGAAGACCAGCTGACTTGATTGAAAATGAGTATGATAAAATTAAACAAGAGATTGGGGACTTGGCTAAGTCAGATGAAGATGTATTGATGTATGCGATGTTTCCACAAGTTGCTAAAACTTACTTGGAAAATCGGGATAAGCCTGAAAAAATTGGAAAAGAGAAAAAAATAGAAGAGCAAGTTATTAATGTTATTTTTTAA